A genome region from Megalobrama amblycephala isolate DHTTF-2021 linkage group LG18, ASM1881202v1, whole genome shotgun sequence includes the following:
- the tmem45b gene encoding transmembrane protein 45B produces the protein MANFKGHALPGTFFLLFGLWWSIKYPFRQIQKKKQRQRGDRDRQMQNVLFNRIDLIEGALKIFFAFVGIMAEQFVPDGPHAHLYKDGWVKLMNWQHSTMYLFFGISGIADVLSMSSRHVPVGLDRLSLSLALFVEGFLFYFHVHNRPHLDQHIHSLLLFAVFAGSASTMMEVFKRDNMLLELFRSSLAILQGTWFYQIGFVLYPLSGPEWDLEKHDNIMFITMCFCWHYAVALLIVGICYCGVFWSSKWCDGRQIGDMEMGLRKCTASDSSSQKALLQESDEE, from the exons ATGGCCAACTTCAAGGGACATGCACTACCTGGTACATTCTTCCTGCTGTTTGGCCTGTGGTGGTCGATTAAGTACCCTTTCCGAcagatacagaaaaaaaaacagaggcaACGTGGAGACAGAGATAGACAAATGCAAAATGTACTCTTCAACCGCATAGACTTAATTGAAGGAGCTCTGAAGATCTTTTTCGCATTTGTTG GGATCATGGCGGAGCAGTTTGTGCCTGATGGCCCTCATGCACATCTGTATAAGGACGGCTGGGTGAAGCTGATGAATTGGCAGCACAGCACCATGTACTTATTCTTCGGCATCTCTGGCATCGCAGACGTTCTCAGCATGTCTTCTCGCCACGTGCCAGTTGGTCTTGACCGTCTCTCCCTTTCCTTGGCTCTCTTTGTGGAAG GGTTCCTTTTCTATTTCCACGTCCACAACCGTCCTCATCTGGACCAGCACATTCACTCTCTGCTTCTGTTTGCGGTGTTTGCTGGATCCGCCAGCACAATGATGGAGGTGTTTAAGCGAGATAACATGTTGCTGGAACTTTTCAGGTCCAGTTTGGCCATCCTACAAGGGACATGGTTCTATCAG ATCGGGTTTGTGCTGTATCCTCTGAGTGGACCAGAGTGGGATCTGGAAAAGCATGACAACATTATGTTCATCACCATGTGCTTCTGCTGGCATTATGCTGTGGCTCTACTGATTGTGGGCATCTGCTACTGTGGAGTTTTTTG GTCTTCAAAATGGTGTGATGGAAGACAGATAGGCGACATGGAGATGGGCCTCAGAAAGTGCACTGCCTCAGACTCGAGCTCCCAGAAGGCTTTGCTCCAGGAATCAGATGAAGAGTAG